A window from Salvia miltiorrhiza cultivar Shanhuang (shh) chromosome 2, IMPLAD_Smil_shh, whole genome shotgun sequence encodes these proteins:
- the LOC131011996 gene encoding chaperone protein dnaJ A7A, chloroplastic-like yields the protein MAVIPCGSMQIVPSGVQPQFVFRSSAVNRVSASTNCLSKRAASLSSTIFSHKPLGELFGSASYVKPCQRGARLVVRAERDYYSVLGVSKSANKSEIKSAYRKLARNYHPDVNKEPGAEEKFKEISNAYEVLSDDEKRSIYDKYGEAGLKGAGMGMGDFNNPFDIFESLFEGMGGMGGMGMGGRGSRSRATEGEDQVYNLILNFKDAVFGIEKEIEITRLESCSTCDGSGAKPGTSASKCTTCGGQGQVVASTRTPLGVFQQVMTCSTCGGDGEISTPCNTCGGEGRVRKSKRISLKVPAGVDSGSRLRVRNEGNAGRRGGPPGDLFVTIDVLPDPVLRRDDTNILYTCKVSYIDAILGTTTKVPTVDGMVDLKIPSGTQPGTTLVMAKKGVPLLNKRNMRGDQLVKVQVEIPKRLSGDERKLIEQLASLKKEKAPSVR from the exons ATGGCGGTCATTCCTTGTGGAAGTATGCAGATTGTGCCGTCGGGAGTTCAGCCTCAGTTCGTTTTCAGATCTTCTGCTGTGAATAGAGTGTCGGCGTCTACTAATTG TTTGTCCAAAAGGGCCGCATCGCTAAGTTCAACAATTTTCTCTCATAAACCCTTGGGTGAACTTTTTGGTTCAGCATCATATGTCAAACCATGCCAGAGAGGTGCCCGCCTTGTTGTTCGAGCTGAACGA GATTACTATTCTGTCCTTGGTGTCTCTAAAAGCGCAAACAAGTCTGAGATCAAAAGTG CTTACCGAAAGCTTGCTCGGAACTATCATCCAGACGTGAACAA AGAACCTGGAGCGGAAGAAAAGTTTAAGGAGATTAGTAATGCTTACGAG GTTTTATCAGATGATGAGAAACGTTCCATCTATGACAAGTATGGTGAGGCCGGGCTTAAAGGTGCCGGCATGGGTATGGGG GATTTCAACAATCCATTTGATATATTCGAGTCGTTATTTGAAGGCATGGGTGGCATGGGCGGTATGGGCATGGGAGGAAGGGGATCCCGCAGCCGAGCCACCGAAGGCGAAGACCAGGTCTACAATTTGATCCTCAACTTCAAAGATGCAGTGTTTGGCATCGAGAAGGAGATCGAAATAACTCGTCTCGAGAGCTGCAGCACCTGCGATGGTTCCGGGGCAAAACCGGGAACAAGTGCGTCTAAGTGCACCACGTGCGGAGGTCAAGGGCAAGTGGTAGCATCCACAAGGACGCCACTGGGTGTCTTTCAACAGGTCATGACTTGTTCGACATGTGGTGGAGACGGAGAGATATCGACTCCTTGCAACACATGCGGTGGTGAAGGCCGAGTTAGGAAGTCGAAGCGTATCAGCTTGAAAGTTCCGGCTGGGGTGGACTCCGGAAGCCGTTTGAGGGTGCGCAACGAGGGAAATGCCGGGCGTAGAGGGGGCCCTCCCGGAGATCTTTTCGTCACCATTGACGTCCTCCCCGACCCTGTCCTGAGAAGGGATGACACCAATATTCTTTATACGTGCAAGGTTTCTTACATAGACGCCATCTTAGGGACGACGACAAAGGTACCGACGGTCGATGGAATGGTCGACCTCAAAATTCCGTCGGGCACGCAACCAGGGACGACCTTAGTCATGGCGAAGAAAGGTGTTCCGCTTCTTAACAAGAGGAACATGAGGGGTGACCAGCTCGTTAAAGTTCAAGTCGAGATCCCAAAACGACTGAGTGGCGATGAGAGGAAGCTCATTGAGCAACTCGCCAGCTTAAAGAAGGAGAAGGCTCCTAGTGTGAGGTAA